Proteins co-encoded in one Thermodesulfovibrionales bacterium genomic window:
- a CDS encoding deoxyribodipyrimidine photo-lyase, protein MNQRRVRVLKQGDPQPGPVVYWMSRDQRMRDNLALVFAQRIAFERKTPLHVVFSLAPDFLGATLRQYGFMLKGLMETAEDLVGKNMAFHLLTGPPDVTIPEFVRRQKIGALVADFDPLRIKREWHDRVASSLSLPFYEVDTHNVVPCWIASQKQEYAAYTFRPKMHRALREFLDDFPPLRKHPFLPVGGIQKVSWAKALETLEIDRSVTEVQGIKPGERRGQKALKDFIEKRLSNYGAQRNDPLRKGQSLLSPYLHFGQISPQRVALEVLESGCDKQSKEVFLEELIVRRELSDNFCFYNRNYDSCEGFPAWARETLERHRSDRRSYSYTRDEFEEAGTHDPLWNTAQTEMVRTGKMHGYMRMYWAKKILEWTEFPEEALETAIYLNDRYELDGRDPNGYTGIAWSIGGVHDRAWGERKIFGKIRYMSYYGCRSKFDVDAYVKIFRQ, encoded by the coding sequence ATGAATCAAAGACGTGTGAGAGTTCTGAAACAGGGTGATCCTCAGCCGGGTCCCGTTGTCTACTGGATGAGTCGAGACCAGCGGATGAGGGACAACTTGGCCTTGGTCTTTGCCCAAAGGATCGCCTTCGAACGAAAAACGCCTCTCCACGTTGTCTTCTCTTTAGCACCTGACTTTCTCGGCGCCACGTTGAGGCAGTATGGCTTTATGCTGAAGGGATTGATGGAAACGGCAGAGGACCTTGTTGGTAAGAACATGGCCTTTCACCTGCTCACCGGCCCGCCGGACGTGACAATCCCCGAATTTGTGAGAAGACAGAAGATCGGCGCCCTTGTTGCGGACTTTGATCCCTTGAGGATAAAGAGGGAGTGGCATGACCGGGTCGCATCATCCCTGTCTCTGCCGTTCTATGAGGTTGACACCCATAACGTTGTCCCCTGCTGGATAGCATCGCAGAAACAGGAATACGCCGCATATACCTTCAGGCCGAAAATGCACAGGGCATTGAGAGAATTTCTTGACGACTTCCCGCCTCTGAGAAAACATCCTTTTCTCCCCGTTGGCGGTATTCAGAAAGTCTCGTGGGCGAAAGCTCTCGAGACCCTTGAGATTGATCGTTCGGTCACAGAGGTCCAGGGGATAAAACCCGGTGAACGGAGGGGGCAGAAGGCTTTGAAGGATTTTATAGAGAAGAGGCTATCGAACTACGGTGCGCAAAGGAACGACCCGCTGCGAAAGGGCCAATCCCTTCTGTCACCTTATCTCCACTTCGGACAGATCTCTCCCCAGCGGGTCGCCCTTGAAGTCCTGGAAAGCGGGTGCGATAAACAGAGCAAGGAGGTTTTTCTGGAAGAGCTCATTGTCCGCCGGGAACTCTCCGACAACTTCTGTTTTTACAACCGGAATTATGACAGCTGTGAAGGGTTTCCGGCGTGGGCGAGGGAGACCCTTGAACGACACAGGAGCGACAGGAGAAGCTATAGCTATACACGGGACGAATTTGAGGAGGCGGGGACGCATGACCCCCTCTGGAATACTGCGCAGACCGAAATGGTCCGGACAGGCAAGATGCACGGCTATATGAGGATGTACTGGGCAAAAAAGATACTCGAATGGACGGAATTTCCTGAAGAGGCGCTGGAAACCGCGATCTATCTCAATGACCGGTACGAACTTGACGGAAGAGACCCCAATGGTTATACAGGAATCGCGTGGAGTATCGGAGGAGTCCATGACAGGGCATGGGGTGAGCGGAAGATCTTCGGGAAGATCCGGTATATGAGCTATTATGGATGCAGGAGCAAGTTCGACGTCGATGCCTACGTGAAGATCTTCCGACAGTAA
- a CDS encoding NAD(P)H-binding protein, with translation MKDLNLSPRDRVLVLGATGFVGGRLIPELLKRKIQLRLLVRDQEKVSHLVRANPGIEVVQGDLLTKKGLREALGGIHSAYYLVHSMGGKSVLSNREYAEKDKEAARNFISAANSEGLQRIIYLGALGEEGYGLSEHLSSRAEVASILSSGSPLITVLRAAIIIGAGGASFEMLRYLVERLPVMVCPRWIDTRIQPIALKDVLCYLTGCLLNAETAGGTFDIGGPEILTYGEMMQQYAEARGLSKRIIFRVPFLTTLLSAYWVDLVTPVPSGIAHPLIEGLKNEVICRDKRIEEFIPIRKTPFQEAVRTAFSEEKDGPGITGF, from the coding sequence ATGAAAGACCTCAACCTCAGTCCCCGGGACAGAGTCCTCGTCCTCGGCGCCACAGGATTTGTCGGCGGCAGGCTCATTCCTGAGTTGCTGAAAAGAAAGATCCAGTTAAGGCTCCTCGTGAGGGATCAGGAAAAGGTCTCCCATCTTGTCCGTGCCAATCCGGGGATTGAAGTTGTTCAGGGTGATCTCTTGACAAAGAAGGGACTACGTGAGGCCCTTGGCGGAATCCATTCTGCCTATTACCTTGTCCATTCCATGGGCGGGAAGAGTGTCCTCAGCAACAGAGAATACGCAGAGAAAGATAAGGAGGCTGCAAGAAATTTTATCTCTGCCGCGAATAGTGAGGGGTTGCAGAGGATCATCTATCTCGGCGCACTCGGCGAGGAGGGATATGGACTATCCGAACACCTGAGCAGCCGTGCTGAGGTTGCCTCGATACTGTCCTCCGGTAGTCCGTTGATTACGGTCCTGCGAGCTGCGATCATCATCGGCGCGGGAGGGGCCTCATTCGAGATGCTCAGGTATCTTGTCGAACGTCTGCCTGTCATGGTCTGTCCCCGATGGATCGATACCCGAATCCAGCCGATCGCCCTGAAGGATGTCTTGTGCTATCTCACCGGATGCCTGCTGAACGCCGAGACAGCGGGAGGGACCTTCGACATTGGGGGCCCCGAGATACTCACCTACGGGGAGATGATGCAGCAGTATGCAGAAGCACGCGGCCTTTCGAAAAGGATCATCTTCCGGGTGCCTTTTCTGACAACCCTCCTCTCTGCGTATTGGGTGGACCTCGTGACTCCCGTGCCCTCAGGCATAGCCCACCCCCTCATTGAAGGATTGAAGAATGAGGTGATTTGCAGGGACAAGCGCATCGAAGAGTTTATTCCGATAAGAAAGACTCCTTTTCAGGAAGCTGTGAGAACAGCCTTTTCGGAAGAAAAAGACGGGCCTGGGATAACAGGGTTCTGA
- a CDS encoding pyridoxamine 5'-phosphate oxidase family protein encodes MTVKLSEVIKAGGRGVIATSDSKGVVNTAIYAQPHIIDNETLAWGMTEGRSFHNISENPYAAYLYMNPGAGFSGVRIGLKRKEIEKTGDMLDLVRKNTAEKVSPEAASAVKYVVYFTVTEVRPLI; translated from the coding sequence GTGACAGTGAAACTTTCAGAGGTAATAAAAGCCGGGGGGAGAGGAGTCATTGCCACTTCAGATTCAAAGGGTGTTGTGAATACAGCCATTTATGCCCAGCCACACATAATAGACAATGAGACTCTCGCCTGGGGTATGACAGAAGGTCGTTCGTTTCATAATATCAGCGAAAACCCTTATGCCGCCTATCTCTATATGAATCCGGGTGCGGGGTTCTCGGGTGTCAGAATAGGTCTCAAACGTAAGGAGATCGAAAAGACCGGCGACATGCTGGATCTCGTCAGAAAGAATACAGCTGAAAAAGTCAGTCCGGAGGCGGCATCTGCAGTCAAATATGTTGTCTATTTCACCGTGACGGAAGTGCGGCCGTTAATCTGA
- the mazF gene encoding endoribonuclease MazF: protein MRAIPHRGDVLLLSFDPTLGHEQAGFRPAVVLSPEFYNKASGLCLVCPITTSIKGYPFEVNLEGAKKTSGVALADQVRSIDWQTRKIKIVDHISPTSVATILAKFKPLLF from the coding sequence ATGAGAGCAATTCCCCATCGCGGGGATGTCCTCCTTTTGAGTTTTGATCCTACACTGGGACATGAACAGGCGGGATTTAGGCCGGCAGTCGTTCTATCGCCGGAATTCTACAATAAGGCTTCCGGCCTCTGCCTCGTCTGCCCTATCACTACGAGCATCAAAGGGTACCCTTTCGAGGTGAATCTTGAGGGTGCCAAGAAGACTTCGGGGGTTGCCCTCGCCGATCAAGTGCGCTCTATCGACTGGCAGACTCGAAAAATAAAGATCGTTGACCACATTTCGCCGACATCTGTCGCAACAATTCTCGCCAAGTTCAAGCCGCTTCTGTTCTGA
- a CDS encoding AbrB/MazE/SpoVT family DNA-binding domain-containing protein, which translates to MIVKAAQWGNSIGVRIPQALAKKSGITVDSAIEIDEADEGIIIKPLGKKEYSLKELVKGITAQNRHHEIDFGHPVGRELL; encoded by the coding sequence ATGATTGTTAAGGCGGCTCAATGGGGTAATAGTATCGGCGTGAGGATACCCCAGGCCTTGGCCAAGAAGTCTGGGATCACTGTTGACTCTGCAATTGAGATTGACGAAGCTGATGAAGGGATTATTATTAAGCCTTTAGGGAAGAAGGAGTATTCCTTAAAGGAGCTAGTGAAAGGGATTACCGCTCAGAACCGGCATCATGAGATTGACTTCGGACACCCGGTTGGAAGGGAGCTTCTTTGA